A portion of the bacterium genome contains these proteins:
- the tkt gene encoding transketolase, with amino-acid sequence MSWSPDSTDLLCVNTIRSLAVDMIETAKSGHPGLPLGAAPMAHALWSRRLVFDPQAPDWADRDRFILSAGHGSTLQYALLHLAGFDLPLEELRRFRQWGSRAPGHPERGVTPGVEATTGPLGQGSAIAVGFALAERLLAARFNKPGHAIFDHFTYALVSDGDLMEGISAEAASLAGRLGLGKLIYLYDSNGISLDGPLSETFTEDVAARYRAYGWQVLEVVEGDEDLAGIEAALEAAAADLARPTLIIVRTTIGYGAPTKQGTNHAHGAPLGGEEARRAKEAFGFDPDKTFVVPDAARARYAEAAARGRARRAAWLERLAAYEAAYPTLAAELKATLAGEPAADWDADLPSFADGSKALATRESAGLALTALAARRPDVVGLDADLSSSTKTRIGGGDVDGATGAGRNVRCGVREHAMAAIANGLAAHGGLRPYTATFLAFSDYMRPSIRLAALDRLETIFVFTHDSLAVGEDGPTHQPVEQVAALRAIPRLAVLRPGDANEAAEGWRWALGKRGAPTAIVLSRQKLPTLPGSAAKAREGIARGGYTLVEAEGGAPKLLLLATGSEVALAVAARDEMQKRGVPTRVVSLPCLENFAAADPAWREATLPAAVKARVAIEAGLPLGWRELVGDAGEIVGVSDFGASAPGEEVLARYGFTTENVVAAAERTLSRA; translated from the coding sequence ATGAGCTGGAGCCCTGATTCCACCGACCTGCTGTGCGTCAACACGATCCGCTCCTTGGCGGTGGACATGATCGAAACGGCCAAGTCCGGACATCCCGGACTGCCTTTGGGCGCCGCGCCGATGGCGCACGCGCTTTGGTCGCGGCGGCTGGTCTTCGATCCTCAGGCGCCCGACTGGGCCGACCGCGATCGTTTCATCCTGTCCGCGGGGCACGGCTCGACGCTCCAATACGCGCTGCTGCACCTCGCCGGCTTCGACCTGCCGCTCGAGGAGCTGCGCCGCTTCCGCCAGTGGGGCAGCCGCGCGCCGGGGCATCCCGAACGCGGCGTGACGCCGGGCGTCGAGGCGACGACCGGGCCGCTCGGCCAGGGCAGCGCGATCGCCGTCGGCTTCGCGCTCGCCGAACGCCTCCTCGCGGCCCGCTTCAACAAGCCGGGGCACGCGATCTTCGACCACTTCACCTACGCGCTCGTCTCCGACGGCGACCTGATGGAGGGGATCTCCGCCGAGGCCGCCTCGCTCGCCGGACGGCTCGGGCTCGGGAAGCTGATCTATCTCTACGACTCCAACGGGATCTCGCTCGACGGCCCGCTCAGCGAGACGTTCACCGAGGACGTCGCCGCGCGCTACCGCGCCTACGGCTGGCAGGTGCTCGAAGTCGTCGAAGGGGACGAGGACCTCGCGGGGATCGAAGCGGCGCTCGAAGCCGCGGCGGCGGACCTTGCGCGCCCGACGCTGATCATCGTGCGCACGACGATCGGCTACGGCGCGCCGACGAAGCAGGGGACCAACCACGCGCACGGCGCGCCGCTCGGCGGCGAGGAGGCGCGGCGCGCGAAGGAAGCGTTCGGCTTCGATCCCGACAAGACGTTCGTCGTGCCGGACGCGGCGCGCGCCCGCTACGCCGAGGCCGCGGCGCGGGGCCGCGCCCGCCGCGCGGCGTGGCTCGAGCGGCTCGCCGCCTACGAGGCCGCGTATCCGACGTTGGCCGCGGAGCTGAAAGCGACGCTCGCCGGCGAGCCGGCGGCCGACTGGGACGCCGACCTTCCGTCGTTCGCCGACGGCTCGAAGGCGCTCGCCACGCGCGAGTCGGCCGGCCTCGCCCTGACGGCGCTCGCCGCGCGGCGGCCGGACGTCGTCGGCCTCGACGCCGACCTCTCCAGTTCGACCAAAACGCGCATCGGCGGCGGCGACGTGGACGGCGCGACCGGCGCGGGACGCAACGTGCGCTGCGGCGTGCGCGAGCACGCGATGGCGGCGATCGCCAACGGCCTCGCGGCCCACGGCGGGCTGCGCCCCTACACCGCGACGTTCCTCGCCTTCTCCGACTACATGCGGCCGTCGATCCGCCTCGCGGCGCTCGACCGCCTCGAGACGATCTTCGTCTTCACGCACGACTCGCTGGCGGTCGGCGAGGACGGACCGACGCACCAGCCGGTGGAGCAGGTGGCGGCGCTGCGCGCGATTCCGCGGCTCGCCGTGCTGCGCCCCGGCGACGCCAACGAGGCGGCCGAAGGGTGGCGCTGGGCGCTCGGGAAGCGGGGCGCGCCGACGGCGATCGTCCTCTCGCGGCAGAAGCTGCCGACGCTGCCGGGGTCGGCGGCGAAGGCGCGCGAGGGGATCGCCCGCGGCGGCTACACGCTGGTCGAGGCCGAGGGGGGCGCGCCGAAGCTGCTCCTGCTCGCCACCGGCTCGGAAGTTGCGCTGGCGGTCGCGGCGCGCGACGAGATGCAGAAGCGCGGCGTGCCGACGCGCGTCGTCTCGCTGCCCTGCCTCGAGAACTTCGCGGCCGCCGATCCGGCGTGGCGCGAGGCGACGCTGCCCGCGGCGGTCAAGGCGCGCGTGGCGATCGAGGCCGGTCTGCCGCTCGGCTGGCGCGAGCTGGTCGGCGACGCGGGCGAGATCGTCGGCGTCTCCGACTTCGGCGCCTCGGCGCCGGGCGAGGAGGTCCTCGCGCGCTACGGCTTCACGACCGAGAACGTCGTCGCCGCCGCCGAGCGCACCCTCTCCCGCGCCTGA